DNA from Bordetella genomosp. 13:
ACATCGAGCAGGGTCCCGTGCTGGAAGCGCGCGGACTGCCGATCGGCGTGGTCACCAACATCGTCGGCATTCGCCGTGTGCGTGTCCGGGTCACCGGCCAGCCCGACCACGCCGGCACCACGCCCATGGACATCCGCCGCGACGCGCTGGTCGGCGCCGCCCGCGTGATCGACGCGGCGCACCGCCACGCCAGCGAACTGACCGGCCAGCCGCACTATGTGGTGGCCACCGTGGGCCGCATCGCGATCACGCCCAACGCCACCAACGCGGTGCCCGGCAGCGCCGAGATGATGCTCGAGGTGCGCAGCGACAGCCAGGCCGTGCTGGACAGCTTTCCCGAAGAAGTGGTGCGCAGCGTGGCAGCCGACATGACGGCATTGCGGCTCGAACTGGCCTGCGACGACGTCACGCGCGCACGGCCCACCGACTGCACGCCGCTGGTGATGGACGCGGTGCAGGCGGCAACGGACCGGCTGGGCTACGCCTCGATGCGGCTGCCCAGCGGCGCCGGCCACGACGCGGTGCAGATGGCGCGCACCGGTCCCATCGGCATGATCTTCATTCCCTGTTTGAACGGCCGCAGCCACTGCCCCGAAGAGTGGATCGACCCCTCGCAGCTGCTGGATGGCACGCGCGTGCTGTACGAGACGGTGCTCGAACTGGACGCCGTGCTGGCGCGCCAGGGATGAGCATGGACCAGCACGAACTGGACGACGGCACCGCCGACCGCTTCCTGCTGGATGCGCCGGGAATATCGCTGCTGGCCTTCTACAGCCGCACCTGCGGCGCCTGCAAGGTGGCGCGCGCGCAACTGCCCGACCTGGAACTGCCGGTGCAGCGCCTGTGCTGGATCGACGCGGGCGACAACGGCGGCCTGGTGGAGCGCTACGAGGTGTTCCACCTGCCCGCGCTGTTCGTGGTGCGCGATGGCGCCTACTACGGCCCCGTGGCCGCCCAACTGGCGCAATGGGACCTGCAGCAGCAGATCTCGCTTGCGCTGGACAATCATCCTGCCGAACTGCCCTGACCCGCCATGCCGCCCTGCGCACGCAAACCGCTGGACCTGACCGCCACCAGCACGATGCTGGTGCTGTGCCTGTGCTGGGGTTTCCAGCAAGTGGCGATCAAGATGGTCGCCGACGACATCTCCGCCACGCTGCAGATCGGCCTGCGCTCCGTCTTCGCCGCCCTCGTGCTGGGCCTGGTGCTGCTGCGCGCCGAAGGTCGGCGCGTGCTGGGCGACGGCACCTTGC
Protein-coding regions in this window:
- a CDS encoding thioredoxin family protein; translation: MDQHELDDGTADRFLLDAPGISLLAFYSRTCGACKVARAQLPDLELPVQRLCWIDAGDNGGLVERYEVFHLPALFVVRDGAYYGPVAAQLAQWDLQQQISLALDNHPAELP
- a CDS encoding Zn-dependent hydrolase, with translation MPAFPPLNADRLWSRVEVLSRHTLPDLPWTRRAFSPQFVQARQWLRDEFAAAGLAVAQDAGGNLVGRRAGTDAARKPIVTGSHCDTVMSGGRFDGIIGVLAGIEVAHTLQEQGVQLRHPFEVIDFLSEEPSDYDGVSCIGSRALAGTLDEHMLAATNPGGERLDQALARIGADPTALDSIRRGPDATAAFVELHIEQGPVLEARGLPIGVVTNIVGIRRVRVRVTGQPDHAGTTPMDIRRDALVGAARVIDAAHRHASELTGQPHYVVATVGRIAITPNATNAVPGSAEMMLEVRSDSQAVLDSFPEEVVRSVAADMTALRLELACDDVTRARPTDCTPLVMDAVQAATDRLGYASMRLPSGAGHDAVQMARTGPIGMIFIPCLNGRSHCPEEWIDPSQLLDGTRVLYETVLELDAVLARQG